The genome window TTGATCTTCAATTATAATATCTTTAAGAATATAGGTATCATCATAAGGAATTTTACTCCCCGAATCATAGTTATGAACCTGAGAGATCATTAAGCACTCAGGTCCTGAGTGGAAATTATTTCCAATGGTCACGGCTCCACCACCTCTAATCTTCATCCCATTAAAGTTAACATTATTACCCAACCGCGTATTTTTATTTACAGTTGATATACCATTTACCCTTAATCCACGACCAACTGAATAAGCGCTTTTAGTTACCCAATAAGTAAATATTCTACTCAATTGATTTTTTAATATTCCCGATATTTTTTTCCCTAGACTAAATACCAAATTCGACTCCTTAACTAATATAGATTCCTTTTTTACTGATTGAATGCTCAATTGATTCAATGGTAAAACATATTACAACGCGCAAAAACTATAGCGTTAGTAGTGACTCTCCGACGATCCGCGCAACAACACCTTCACGACGAAATCCACTAGATTTGGGCACTTAGCAAGTAAGCGTTCAGCAGCGACTTGATGTTGGTGCAATACCACCTCACTCAGGCTCTGAATCATCTCTTGCGCACAAGCCATACCAAGAGTGACATCGCTAAAGCCTCGAACCAATCCATACTCCTGTTCGAGTAGATTCAGATAACCACGAGGCTCTGTATTATTAATATACACGGTCGACACCCCCAAGCACGCGGCTTCGCTAGCTGTCGATGCACCCTCGGTCAAAACAAAGGCTGCGTGCGCCAAAACCGCATGGAAATCCTCAGGTCGCAGCGGCATCGCATAGCGCTTCAACGAGTCAGGTAATTCTGATTCTTCAGCGGAAATGATGATACGATAGGACTCGGGGACTGCGTCAATAAATCCCTGTAGATTCGAGCCAAAACCAGCATGACCAATATCATGCAAGGTGTTCCATGCAGACATACGAATCAAAATATAACGCTGTGGATGCAATCCAGGGTAGCGCATGAAACAAGTCCCCGAAGAACGGTCAAACTCACGACCTAAAAAGAGCAGTTCATGCATCCCATCATACTTAATCTGCCTTGGGCCCAGCTCTTTATAAAAACATTCTGGAGTATAAATCTCATCTGCAAAGGGGTGTGCAATCCGGTGATTGAAATGCTGAAATTCAGAATCTGTAAATATCAGATTACGCACACCAAGTAACTTCGCGCTCTGCGTATAACTGCCCATCAAGCTCGCCACCACATCAGGCTGAAAACGACGAATCGCCTTCGCTACCGTCCACTGCCGCTGTAGCATTTCAACCATCGGGAATTTATTTTTCCCTGTCTTACGTTTTGGAATCTCAGAAGGAATCCAATCATAGACTTCCAATAATCGACGCATCACATCGCGATCACGACCAATCATCAGAACCTCATGCCCACGCTCGATCAGTTCACGAACTGGATATTTCCAGAAGTGAATGTGCGCAGGATGATGTGCCTCAAGTAAGATTCTCATGGTATGGGCTCAGTCTTTAATTCGAAAACGAAACATAGCGGCACCCCTTGACGCTCGACCACATGTAAGACTTCCGCTTCTGGATAAGCCTGATGCAGGTTAAAGCGAGTCACAGAGACAAAGAAATCTGCACCGTCGCGTTCTTTAGACATTTCAAATCGTTCCGGATTCAGGTGCTCCTGCAACATCCATCTAGAATAGCGAAGGTGCACTTTGAAAATTCGCCTGCCGCCCGGATCGAGCGTTTCCACATATTCATTCAACCACTCAGCCGCTTCCTTATGCGAGAGCCCCCAGTAGTCCGTTTCATCGCGCGTGTAGGCAGCAGGTAAACCTCCGCTCATTCGGTTAAAATAGAGATACTGATATGGGTGCAATGCGACCATATCAGCCACAACAAAGAGCACGGCGACTCCAACGCCCCCTTGTAATACCAATGCAAGGTAGCGCTTACCACTTTGACTGGCCTTCCGAATCAACCACTCCAGTGCTAAGGCACAGGCACATGCCATAGGCGGCAAGATGAACAAATAGTGCCGCATCCCATCGTAAAGTGTCGGATCTTTATATAGTAAATAAGCCAATGGAAACAATACCGCGAACACTGGCACGGCGCGTGACAGCAGCGCTGCCGCGCTCGGCCAACCTGCTCCACGAGCATAGCTGACGAGGCGTGATACCCCTAAAACGATTGCCGACAAAAATAACAATTGCAGCGAGACGGGCACCGTAAGCATCAACCAATATGGGATATAGTAGATCGGGAGATCCTGCGCGTCCCAGAAATGCCCATCCATCAGCACGCGCCCTCCCCAGCCATAACTCTGCACGGTCTCCAGCGCATCCCCTGCCCCAGCAAATGGATTGACATGCAAGGTCGGCCAAAAAATCAGCAGCACAGCCAACGCTACCAACCCCGAGACCGCACCTCGTAAAGCCCACACTCCGACATCGGAAAGCACTTCACGCACATCGATTGCTTGGCCTCGCACCGCTGCGCCACCATACTTCGCAATTAAAAAGAGTGCGATAAACAGCCCGAAATAACAGAGCACCAAAAAACCCGCAATACGCGCGGACAGCGCCAATCCCGCGGCAAGACCAATCGCAATGACATATCGCCACGCTGGCTTCGGCAGACGCGACAAAAGCGACACAACTGCCCACACGCCCAGCGCATACATGCCGGCAAGTGGAATATCCTTGGGGTTAAAGAACATATGGCCGTAGTAACGCGGCACTGTCGCCAACAGTAATAGACCGAAAAAACCAGCCCGTTCACCACCGATACGTGCAGTGACCCGCCAAATCGACAGCAACCCAATCAGCCCAAAACAGAAACTCCAGATATGCCCTTTCTGACTGCGAGTGCCCAATTCGGGGAAAGCTTCGTGCACAATCGCCAAGGGCAAATCAAATAGCCCTGAGTAGCTACTCGTTTGAGCACTGACGCCCTTTCCCGAGACGAGATCGGAATAATAGGCTAATTGTGAATCGCCCCCTTTAAAGCGAAATGGCTCATCCCACGACATTCCGTAATCGCCAACAGTGACAGTTCCTACGCAAAGGATCGCAGAGAAAAGCACGACCGACCAAAGGCACCAGCGTGAGCGGGGTATCAAACTCTTTAATTTAAAGGACATAGGGATGGGCTAGAATAGCTAGGTGCGAAAAATCGAGTGTAACGCTCCGTATTACGATAATAATCGATCTGGTGAGACGCCCAGGTTTCAAGTAATGACTGCAACTCAAGCCCACACTCACTCTCAGAATTTTGTGGATTCAGCTCGCCCGGATCCACAAGCAGGTTGAACAAATGCACACCTCCGGTATCCCAGTCATACATGAGCTTATGACTTGGGGTGACGACAGCTAACTGCTTAAGCGCCGGCGACTGGCACACCAGAGGTGCCCAAGTCCGTTCTTGCGTTCCAACGAGGCTGAGTCCTTGAAACCCTGAATACGCTGGCAAGCCTGCAAGATCTAGCACTGTAGGCGCTATATCCACATGCTGTGATAAACGATCCTCAACCCCTGTTCGCGAAAGTGCCCCCCCCGACAACACCAAGGGAGTCCGCACCACCTCATCAAACAGGTCCCTAGCGTGTCCCGAAAATCCATGCTCACGAAACGCCTGCCCCGTATCGCCAGTTACGACCAAAAGTGTGTTCGCCCATGCACCTGTCTTCTTCAACTCAGCAACCAAACGGCCAATATGCTGATCGACATAATATAAACTATCTCGATAACGAGGCCTGACATAAGGAATCACCTCTGCTGGCAAATTCAAAAAATTTAATTCACCTGTATCAAACTCCGCTCCAAATGGACGTGGTTTCGATTCCGGGAAATAGTAAGGATAATGACTTCCTTGCAGGTTTATATATGCAAAGAATGGACTGGAATCTGCCTCCATCCATTTGAGTGCGACATCCACGGTATCACGATCAAACCCCTTTCCTCTATTAAGTTGAAACGCTCGCGTCAAGTAACGCTCACCAGCACTCAGGTCACCCGCATGATAAAACACATCCAAACGATCTGAATGTAGATAATTCAACATGCCTCCCCAGTTCTCATTCTGAGATGAAAAAATCCCGGTGCGACTCCCCATCACATTCAATAAATCATACAGCCGCGGTCTAGGATAATGGGCCTGATTCGGGTATACATGAATGATTGATTCCCACAATGGATAGACTCCAGAAATGACGGAGATATCCGCGTAGCTGGAATGACTCGAACTGCTGTAATGATTGTTAAATAATAAACCATCCGCGATCAATGCCTCCAAATTCGGCATCGTCGGCTCTGCCACACCTACCGCATTTACCTCATCTGCTCGCAAAGATTCGACCAGAAGAATAATTACATTGGGGCAACTAAAATCCTCTCCCGACACGACTTGAACGAGCTTCGAATAATCCTCCAAATCGATTCGTTCGGAATAAGACGCCCGTAGAACGGACTCATCTGGAACAAAAATCCGCCCCTGTCGTTTCGATGGTAGTATCAACGAAGTCCAAGGCCCAGAGCGACTCAAGAGTAAGCCTTCAACATAATCCTCGACCGTTGAGGTGAGCACCGATGGATCACGGCTCGACAAACGAAGTCGCCCGACTTCAGAACCCTTAATTTCCAAAATAGCCCAAGGGGGGTTCAAAAACAAAAAGAGAGCAAATGAAGCAACACCAGCACCACTCAGAATCGCTCGCATGCGAACTGAAAGCCGCCTCATCACCATAGGAATCCAAAAAATAAGAATTAAATACAGAGACACACTCACGAAAAACAGCACAAGCAATCCTATCGGTGAAAACTGTAGCGCATGCTCAAACAGATGGACTGGGGACTTTAAATAAAACAAGCAGGAATCGAGACTAGGAAAACGCCCAGAATACGAGTAATGCACCCAACCGAAGATAATCGACAATAAGAACAGCAGTCCGAATGCCCTGAAACAGATACGGGAAACAAAACCTATACCTTTTTGTAAAGAAGCGCTGAGCTCTGAATACCCGAGAGCTCCTGTAATGGCCAACGGCAACAACACTGGAAACGCCATGATCGTCTCTAAAGATAGAAGCTGCCTGAAGAATAGATCCCCAACTGCGACATCTGCAGACATAGCCCCCTCTAAGCAGATGGCGAGCAAAGCCGTGACTCCCCAATACATCCAAATCGGAACCATCAGCCACCAAGCACAATCAATGATACATCGAACAAATCTATGGTCATTAGACTCTAATACACCTGTTGGTTTAAATTTCATTAAAAAATAATATCTGCTTCATACTCGACCCTCCTTCATACGAGGGATCTTGCCCCTGCCCCGAGGGGCCTACCAGATTCAATGCCTCTGCGCTCGACCTAGATCCAAACTCGACAACACCACGCCGCCACAGCAACCGCGCCGAGCTCAAGTCACCTTGTCGCCAAGCAATCACTCCACGGATAAATAGGATTGCTCCGCCTTCAGGAATCTCACCCATGTCAGCCAGCTCTAAATCACGCCACAAGACGACGCTTGCTTCTCGATTGCCCTGAAGAAACAGATTCATCCACAGATTGAATAGGCTTACCACTTGAATACGCTTCGCTTCCGCACGGGCAGGATCTCTAACCAATACCGCCTCAGCATAGCGCAGCGCCTCAGCATCTTCGCCCAACTTCGCACTCGCACTTGCTAGCAATAACTCATCCTGAATAAAACTAGCATCATCACGCGCATCAAAAAAGTTACTATAGACGCACACCGCTCCCAGCAGGCATCCGGCCCCCACAAGCATCCAGGCACGTCGACGAGATTGATACCATTCACGCCACGGCAGGACTGTCCACCCTCCGCAGAGCACTGCCAACAACGGCACCAACGGCAATCGGAAGCGGGCACTCGCAAAGAATATCAGCACCCCGGCGGCATACGCCAATCCAAGCAAACCCAGCGAAAGAAACACACCGCGCCGAGCCTTCGAATAGCCTAAAAGCCCACAAAACACTCCGCACAGCAACAGCATGCCCCACCCCAGCGGGTTCCACTGCAACAATAAGAACCGATCCTTATGATACGCATAGGTTAAATTATTATACTGTTCCCAATCGTTAAACAGGTAAACGACTTTCTTGCCCATCAAGCCGATCCAACGGACAGGATCGTCGGCAATTTCTCGAAACAGCTGCGCTCGCCAATACGAAGACATCGCACCGACATCCAGCTCCGCATCGGGCCCGAGTGCTTTACGATAAAGATATTCAGACTCCATGCGTGTCGTATTCATCCCAGCCGGCACCTGATCAAATGCAACGCGCTGCTTATAAAACTTACCATTCGCGCCCTCACGATTCGCTGCATACAGATTGTATGCGCCCTGCCACGGTAGAATACGGAACTCACCTGACTGCCGTAGATTCCAAGCACCTTGCCCGATCAAAGTGAGAAGTAGGGCTCCTCCGATCAAACAAGCAGAGCCGCATGCTCGCCCCGTAGGCTGTCTTGATACATATACCTGCAGAATCGGAAGCAATGGCAGCAATAACACTGCAGGCAGGAAATTAGGCCGAGCCAAAACCGCTAGCCCTCCAAGCACACCACAAAGTATAGCAAGGAACAAAGCACGCCAACGAACCTGAGCCGCACCGCTGCGTAAGAACAAAACAACCGAGCCTAAGAAGAGAGACAGCGCAAAGGTGAGATCCAAGACCTGCACCGAAAAATAAAGTGCGACCGGATAGGCCGCATAGAGCAATCCTGCCACCCAAGCAGCCAGACGACTCTTCCACAATCGCTCTGCGAGACACCCGACTAAAAAACCATTCATAAAATGGCACAACAACCCAAAAAATGAAACCAGCCAAAGGCTCCCTTGCGGAAAGAACGAGAGCACCCAAGGATACAGCAGCGCGCGATAAAGCGGCTCAACTGGAACCTGACCTGCCGCGATCAACTCAGCCCACGCCAGATTTTCACGCCCATCTAACACTGGCGAACGGCCCAAAGAATCCACTAGAAACTCGAGACAAAAGCCACACCCGTAAACAAGCACGGCAAGCACAATCAAACTACGAATCCACACGTATCTTTGAGCATAACCGCTTTCACGAAGAGATTGCTTAACAGCGTTCATATTTTCTCAAAAAACAATCACTCACTTCGGTGTGCTCCCTTCAATCGATACAACCTGGTCAATTCAAATGGCCTAA of Lentimonas sp. CC4 contains these proteins:
- a CDS encoding sulfatase, whose amino-acid sequence is MKFKPTGVLESNDHRFVRCIIDCAWWLMVPIWMYWGVTALLAICLEGAMSADVAVGDLFFRQLLSLETIMAFPVLLPLAITGALGYSELSASLQKGIGFVSRICFRAFGLLFLLSIIFGWVHYSYSGRFPSLDSCLFYLKSPVHLFEHALQFSPIGLLVLFFVSVSLYLILIFWIPMVMRRLSVRMRAILSGAGVASFALFLFLNPPWAILEIKGSEVGRLRLSSRDPSVLTSTVEDYVEGLLLSRSGPWTSLILPSKRQGRIFVPDESVLRASYSERIDLEDYSKLVQVVSGEDFSCPNVIILLVESLRADEVNAVGVAEPTMPNLEALIADGLLFNNHYSSSSHSSYADISVISGVYPLWESIIHVYPNQAHYPRPRLYDLLNVMGSRTGIFSSQNENWGGMLNYLHSDRLDVFYHAGDLSAGERYLTRAFQLNRGKGFDRDTVDVALKWMEADSSPFFAYINLQGSHYPYYFPESKPRPFGAEFDTGELNFLNLPAEVIPYVRPRYRDSLYYVDQHIGRLVAELKKTGAWANTLLVVTGDTGQAFREHGFSGHARDLFDEVVRTPLVLSGGALSRTGVEDRLSQHVDIAPTVLDLAGLPAYSGFQGLSLVGTQERTWAPLVCQSPALKQLAVVTPSHKLMYDWDTGGVHLFNLLVDPGELNPQNSESECGLELQSLLETWASHQIDYYRNTERYTRFFAPSYSSPSLCPLN
- a CDS encoding DUF354 domain-containing protein — translated: MRILLEAHHPAHIHFWKYPVRELIERGHEVLMIGRDRDVMRRLLEVYDWIPSEIPKRKTGKNKFPMVEMLQRQWTVAKAIRRFQPDVVASLMGSYTQSAKLLGVRNLIFTDSEFQHFNHRIAHPFADEIYTPECFYKELGPRQIKYDGMHELLFLGREFDRSSGTCFMRYPGLHPQRYILIRMSAWNTLHDIGHAGFGSNLQGFIDAVPESYRIIISAEESELPDSLKRYAMPLRPEDFHAVLAHAAFVLTEGASTASEAACLGVSTVYINNTEPRGYLNLLEQEYGLVRGFSDVTLGMACAQEMIQSLSEVVLHQHQVAAERLLAKCPNLVDFVVKVLLRGSSESHY
- a CDS encoding glycosyltransferase family 39 protein, producing the protein MNAVKQSLRESGYAQRYVWIRSLIVLAVLVYGCGFCLEFLVDSLGRSPVLDGRENLAWAELIAAGQVPVEPLYRALLYPWVLSFFPQGSLWLVSFFGLLCHFMNGFLVGCLAERLWKSRLAAWVAGLLYAAYPVALYFSVQVLDLTFALSLFLGSVVLFLRSGAAQVRWRALFLAILCGVLGGLAVLARPNFLPAVLLLPLLPILQVYVSRQPTGRACGSACLIGGALLLTLIGQGAWNLRQSGEFRILPWQGAYNLYAANREGANGKFYKQRVAFDQVPAGMNTTRMESEYLYRKALGPDAELDVGAMSSYWRAQLFREIADDPVRWIGLMGKKVVYLFNDWEQYNNLTYAYHKDRFLLLQWNPLGWGMLLLCGVFCGLLGYSKARRGVFLSLGLLGLAYAAGVLIFFASARFRLPLVPLLAVLCGGWTVLPWREWYQSRRRAWMLVGAGCLLGAVCVYSNFFDARDDASFIQDELLLASASAKLGEDAEALRYAEAVLVRDPARAEAKRIQVVSLFNLWMNLFLQGNREASVVLWRDLELADMGEIPEGGAILFIRGVIAWRQGDLSSARLLWRRGVVEFGSRSSAEALNLVGPSGQGQDPSYEGGSSMKQILFFNEI
- a CDS encoding acyltransferase, which encodes MSRIFTYWVTKSAYSVGRGLRVNGISTVNKNTRLGNNVNFNGMKIRGGGAVTIGNNFHSGPECLMISQVHNYDSGSKIPYDDTYILKDIIIEDQVWLGSRVIVLGGVTIGEGAIIQAGSVVVNDIKKYGIAGGNPAKVFKSRDIEHYERCKSENAFN
- a CDS encoding glycosyltransferase family 39 protein gives rise to the protein MSFKLKSLIPRSRWCLWSVVLFSAILCVGTVTVGDYGMSWDEPFRFKGGDSQLAYYSDLVSGKGVSAQTSSYSGLFDLPLAIVHEAFPELGTRSQKGHIWSFCFGLIGLLSIWRVTARIGGERAGFFGLLLLATVPRYYGHMFFNPKDIPLAGMYALGVWAVVSLLSRLPKPAWRYVIAIGLAAGLALSARIAGFLVLCYFGLFIALFLIAKYGGAAVRGQAIDVREVLSDVGVWALRGAVSGLVALAVLLIFWPTLHVNPFAGAGDALETVQSYGWGGRVLMDGHFWDAQDLPIYYIPYWLMLTVPVSLQLLFLSAIVLGVSRLVSYARGAGWPSAAALLSRAVPVFAVLFPLAYLLYKDPTLYDGMRHYLFILPPMACACALALEWLIRKASQSGKRYLALVLQGGVGVAVLFVVADMVALHPYQYLYFNRMSGGLPAAYTRDETDYWGLSHKEAAEWLNEYVETLDPGGRRIFKVHLRYSRWMLQEHLNPERFEMSKERDGADFFVSVTRFNLHQAYPEAEVLHVVERQGVPLCFVFELKTEPIP